Genomic DNA from Flavobacterium sp. N502540:
GACGAAAATATGATATCTCTATCACGATTTACTGGATTATGTTCTGTACTTACGATCCATTTTAAAGCTCCTTTTCTGTCATATTTTGTTAGAAAACTTCCTATTTTATTTTTAAAATCAGATTTCAATCCAATTTTTGAATCAAATATCTGATCATTAAATCCTCCTGACACCAAAAATCCATCGTCTGTTGGAGTTAATCCATAATTACCTTCATATTCATGACCATTCCATTGAGAATCTACCCCATTGTTAACTAATGTCCAACAATTATTTGAATTTTCAGATTCATTATAAATATATGGCCCCTCTCCTTCAATTTGATCGTGGCATCCATTATCTGACCAGACTTCGAGATTGGTGATTGTTGCCCCTTGTTTAGAATAAGCAGTTTCTACTTTTTCATCGATAGAATTATTTGTTGAAGCATTAGAACTAAAATTCCATTTATAATGTTGTGCATCAATTGATTTCTGATAAAATGACACCTTTTCATTAGGTAGAGCATTTATTAAATCTTTATGAAACACTGCTTTTGTTTGTTCGACTTCAATGTGAAATCTATCCGTTAAACTAACTGTACAATTAGCATTTACATTTTTAGCTTCCAAATAAAAATCTCCAGATTCACTGATTAAATTGCTTGTAAAAGTAAGAGTCTGTCCATTCCCTACCTCACTGGTTCCATATTTTAAAAAATCTTTTTTCAAAGTATAGACAACATCAATCTCCGAATTTTGAATTTGAATTGTCACTGGTTCACTCTTACAAAGAATCTTATCATTTACGATAACCGGTAAATTAATCTTCGGAATTGGGCTGACATAAATACTTTTAGAATCTGTAGACTCAACCCCAAAACTATTTCTAACTGTATATTTAATTTCATAGTTCCCCGCTTTTTCAAAATTGTAGGTTAAATCTCCACACACAGAACGAACCTCCACATTATTTACAAACCATTTACAACTTGTAATCCAGCCCACGATAGGTTTTAAGGCTACAGTACTTCCTACACAGCCGCCTTCCAATCCTGAAACATTTACATATGGAACCCTTGTCCCACCTCCATTAGTCGTTTTCAATATAATACCAGAATTTCCACAGGCATAAAAAGTTGTATTTGCCATTTGCTTCCAAAAACAATTAATATCGTAATTCAAAGATGTTGACTGCTTCTCTAATGCCTTACCACTGGCAACAAAGTAAACACCATGATCAGTTCCCACATATTCACCTAATGAGTTAGCAGAGATGCATTTTGCATTTAAAGGGCCGTCATAAAAATTAACGTGATTACTATACAACGAATTATCGTTACTATAGGCTGCAAATCTATTTCCGGCACAAAAAGTTAAACCGTTATTCATTGCTGACTCCCCATAGGTTATAGCCTTAATATCTGACCCCGGAGTTAATACAGATATAAAATTATACTTTGAATCAAAATACTCAAAATAAAGTATCTTACCCGTAGCTGCAATTTTACATTTATTTTGATAAAAAGCAACAGAAGAAAAATTATCGGTACCAAGATTTTTAGTCCTAACTACGCCTTGCGCTTTAAAAGTAACCATTAGTCCATTGTCTCCTACTGCAGAATATGATCCAGAATAACTTGAATATCCAATCTGATTTAGATTTGAGTTTTCCACGCCTTTATATATAATTTGATAACTAAGTGATGGTAGTTCAATTTTCATTATAATGGCCTGTTTTGTCAATACATTCTGTCCACAAGCAAAAACAACTCCTGAAGAAGCTGAACCTGTCATATCTGAATAACAATGGCTAAAAGCCGTATTGTTGTAAATATTAGCATCCTCACTTCCATCAGTTATTTCAAATCTCTTCCAACTTGAAGCTCCTTCACCTCCATTTGAAGTATAGTAAAGTCCTTTTTTTCCGGAAACAAAACCATTATTCCCCAGAAAAACAACTCCTGTTAAATCATCACTTAAACCTGTATTTAGATTTACCCACTGACAAAAAGCAAATTGAACATTAATTAAAAAGAAAATACAGAGTAAAGTTGACCTCATATAATTTAGTAATTTTATTATTAAAAAAGAAGTAAAACTAGTCATTTTTTAACACTTTACAAGACACTACAATTGATTTGTTAAAAATATGAGAAATAATCTCCTTAAGATCTTTTGCACATTTAAAATTCAAAAAATAGAAACTCTTTTTACTTTTATTCAATAGCTGCTAAGTATAATATTCGTCTGTTAATATTCAAAAGATTATTTTTGCAAAAATTATCATGATGAAGAGCATTCTATATAAAAATACCAAAATATCATACTCAGATTCGGGAACTGGAAATGCAATTGTATTCCTTCACGGCTTTCTGGAAAATAAAAAAATGTGGAAAAACTATGTTGATTTTTTCTCCGAAAAACATCGCATCATTACGATCGATTTACTGGGACACGGCGAGTCGGATTCTTTGGGATATGTGCACACGATGGAAGACAATGCCAATGCTGTTCAGAAAGTCCTGAATCATTTAAAAATTGAAAAAGCTACTGTTGTCGGACATTCGATGGGCGGTTATGTCGGTCTGGCTTTCGCCGAATTGTTTCCAAAAAATATTCAGAAACTGGTTTTACTCAATTCTACTTCAAGGGAGGATAGTCCGGAAAGGAAACTTAACCGAACACGGGCTATCAAAGCAGTCAAACAAAATTATGTAACTTTTGTGAGTCTGGCTATTGGTAATTTGTTTAGCGAGAACAACCGAATCCGATTAACAGACGAAATTGAAAAAGTAAAAACACAGGCTCTCCAAACACCTTTGCAGGGAATTATAGCTTCACTCGAAGGAATGAAAATCAGAAAAGACAGAGAAGCACTTTTACAACAAAACCTTTTTCCGGTTTTATTGATTCTAGGAAAAAAAGATCCTGTTTTAGATTACGAAGACTCCCGCACCCAGATAGACGATACTACGGCAGAACTTATTTCTTTTGAAGACGGACATATGAGTCATATTGAAAACAAAGAGGAATTAAAAACCGTTTTGTCCCAATTTTTCTCTTAGATCACAGCCTTCAACATAAAAAAAGACCGTTCCGAAAAATTATCGAAACAGCCTTTTCTTCTTTTTGTTGGGGGCAAAAATTTATACTTTTTTAAAAATTTCTTTTTAAAAATTTTGGCAAAGTTATTCCTTTTATGCACTAATTCTAACCCCTTGAATCACTTTTGTTTATAGTTTATGCTTTGCTTGTTTAAAGAGTGAAATTTGTAGATAAATTCATCAAAAAGAAATATACTCCATAAAAATTATAACATTTTACTTCATAAAATTCATTTAAAAAAAGCCGCTTTTTGATATAATTCCAGAAATGAGATCGCTTTTTTCATCAGGAAACCATAAAAAATGATATTCTGAATAAAGACGATTAATCCATTTTCTCTTCAAAAGAAATTGTCGGGTCAAAAATCTCTTTTAACAGTAATACGATTTCCTCTAAATAATTACTCAAAATTTCTCTGGAAACTGTAGTAGTAATCTCTTTATCTTCTTTGAATGTAAAAGGCAAAAAACCTGATTTAAGATTTTTAAAAGAAATTATACCCGCTTCTATCGGGATTTCTTTCGCTTTGGTTTCAAACATAAAGGCATAAGCCAAAACCTGAATAATTTTATCATTTTTAAGCTCCTGAGTCAATCCATTCCATGATTTCAGGATAACATTCGTCTTTTCAACTTTTCCTGTCTTATAATCAATAATTCGGATTTTCCCGTTGCGCAATTCAATACGATCCACGTTTCCTTTAATCAAAACAGGAAACGGCAAATCCGGATGATTTAATTCGCGTTCAAATGTTTCCTCCAAAGCTATGATCTGAACCGCATCTCCATTTTTAAGAGATTCTAATTCCATTTTCAAAAAATTAGAGACATTTCGTTTCGCTACTTCAAAGGCTAAAAGATTACGCCCTTTTTTTATCTCACCTTCTTTATAAACCAATTTAAACTGATTTAAAACTTCAGCATCCAGTAACTTGAAACAATTTTCGAGATCTGTTTCCGAAATGAACTTTCCAATAAAGGGTTCATAAAGCGTTTTCAACGTTTCATGAATAATAGTCCCAAGAGTATTCAATGCTATATTCTCCTCAACTTCTTCTACTTCTCTAATTCTCAATATTTTTTGGAAATAAAAGTCTATCGGATTTCGGATGTAACTCGTCAAAGCAGAAGGAGAAAAACCGGCAAGTGCGATTTCTTTTAAACGATCTATCACAGCCTCAGACTTGGGAACCACCATAGGCTGATAAGCCGTTGTTGGTAAAACGGGATTATAAATGTCAAACGTTAAGTTGTGCTTCTTTTGTTTCTCTACCTCCAATTGCGTGATGAAACGGCTTCGTTCTCCTGCATCCAATCCATCATTTTCTGTATTGTAAATCAGATAGATGTTTTGAGCTCTTTGCAATAAATGATAAAAATGATAGGTATAAATGGCATCTTTCTCTTTAAAAGTAGGCAATCCCAGTTCGTTTTTAACATCATAGGGAATAAATGAATTTTGAGATTTTCCAGCCGGAAACTTCCCTTCATTCATCGATGTTACAATTACGGTATCAAAATCAAGCACACGACTTTCCAGAACCCCCATAATTTGCAGTCCGCGTAAAGGCTCCCCTTCAAACGAAACTTCAGCAACATCAATAATCTGTTTATAGATCGCATGCAAAGTGTCTATGTTATCAATGTGATTGTGTTTTGTGTAATAATTGATCAGCTTATTAATTACTTTAAAAACGGCATAAACAAAAGCTTTCGCAATTTTTTCCTCCTCATTGTCATTGCTGAAATTTTCTTTTATCAAAAGTAAAAGTGCCGAAACATTTTCAAGAACAGCAATCGACCCATTCTCCCACTTTTGAAAAAGCAGATCAAACAATGGCGTTGGATTCAAATTGAGTTCTAAAACCCGATTATGTGTAATAAAAGTGTAATTATTTTCCTTGATAATCCGAACCAAATTACTGGCATTGGCATAAGGTTCAACCAAAGGATGTGTAAGAATATCAAGTATATCTTTATAATAAAAAACATAACTTTCTCCTTTACGCGAAAGCGCATTGGTATGCATTCTAAACAATTTCGCAACTAATATCTGCGACGGGTTGTTCTTTCCCGAATAACCCATTGTAATATTCAGACTTCCAACGGAAGAAGGCAGGGAATATAAAACCGGCATCAGTAAATTTTCCTCACCCAGTACAATAGCCACTTTATCTAAAGCAGTAGTTGGGTTTTCTGTGATAATATTTTCGATAATACTACCCGCCAGTTTTGCCTGACCAATAGTTTTGGGTGTCCCTATAATCTGAATGTTTTTAGTCTGCGAAAAATCATCTACTATCCATTCAAACGGATGAGCTTTATAGTGTTTCCAATTTTCTTTAAACCGTCTTACAAAAAGTCCTGCATCATGATACGGATCATTTAAGAAAGTCTGATCAACATCCCAATAAATCCTGGCCTGATCTAAAGCCAAAAGATGCTGCACAATTTTTTCTTCCGCTGCATTCAAAGCATTAAATCCTGCAAAAATGAAACTACGATTTGAAACGGTATTCGAAAAGTGATTGAGATTGTTTACAGCTTCACGATAAATTAGTCCCTGATATCCAATTGATTTATTCAGTAAATGATTGTATAGGGAATCATAATACAATGGAAGAAGTTTCCAGAAATCAATATAATTCTCTAAAAGCTTGGTTTTGTTCTCGACTTCAATCCCCCATTTTTTGATGTCTTCAATATCATTCAAATAGGACAAGACGTGTGAAGGGTCTAACAGATAGCGATCGATTTCATTAAAATCCTGCAGAAGCGTTTTTGCCCAATTGGCAAATAATTCAAAAGACTGCTGATATTGTTTCTCGGTTACGGAAAGATACACTTCATAGAACTCAAACAAAAGCTCAATTGAATCAACGGATCGGATCGAGGCTACGTCCTGTACAAAATCTTCAATACTAATAATTTCAGGCGAAAGTATTGTTTTCTTAGTCTCATTTTTCAGGGCTTCAATTAAAAAAACTTTCGCTCTTTTATTAGGCAAAATAACAGTTGTCTCAGCAAGTTTATCTGAATAGTCCTGAATTATAACCGTCGCTATTTTCCCGAGAAAAGAAGTATTTATCATGTGATAAAAATAAAAAAAGCCATTCAATTAAGAATGGCTTTTAGTATTTATTTAAACAGTAAATTAGATTTTACCTTGGTATTTAGAACCAATGTGTTTAATTTCTGTTCTTCTGTTTTGTGCTTTACCTGCAGCAGTTTTGTTGCTTGCAACTGGTTGAGAAGATCCGAATCCTTTAGACTCTAAGTTCTCAGCATTTACACCTCTTTCGATTAATGCATTTTTCACAGCGTCAGCTCTTTCTTGAGAAAGTTTGTCGTTGATTTTTGCAGAACCTGTACTATCTGTGTGTCCTTCAATAGAGAATTTCGCGTTTGGATAGTTTTTAAGGATTTCTTTAATAGCATCTAATCTAGCTGGAGTTTCTTTGTCACCAGTTTTGAAAGTAGCTTTTCCTGAGTTAAAGTAAACCGCTCTAGCTTGAACTTTAAGATCTTCTAAAGCTTCAGTAGTTACTTCAGGACAACCTCTGTTAGAAGCAGGACCAGCAACTGTAGGACAATCGTCATCTTTATCAGCTACACCGTCTTTGTCAGCGTCTAAGAAAGGACAACCACCATTTTCTCTAGGACCAGCAACTGTAGGACATTTGTCATCTTTGTCAGCGATACCATCACCGTCAGTATCAGGACAACCTTTTAAAGCAGCTAAACCAGCAACATCTGGACAAGCGTCATCTTTATCAGCAATTCCGTCTCCGTCAGTATCAGGACATCCGTTTAATGCAGCTAAACCAAATACATCTGGACAAGCGTCAGAAGCGTCAACGATTCCGTCTCCGTCAGTATCAGGACATCCGTTGAATTGTTTTAAACCAGCAACATCTGGACAAGCATCATCTTTATCGTAGATTCCGTCTCCGTCAGTATCTTTACCTCCGAATTTGAAAACTAGACCTGCAGTGTGTTGAAAGTGAGATGGAGCATCTGGAGCTCCAGATTTATCTAATCTATCCCCACTAACTGACCATTTGTATCTTGTAGCAAGCTCAAGACCGATAGCATCAGTAAACCAAAAAGTAACACCAGCACCTGGGTTAACAGTTCCGTAGCTGCTATCTCCAAAGAAAGTGTAACCTCCACCAACAGATAACGAAGGATCGATTACTTTAGATTTGATTAATTCCTGGAAGCTATATTTAATAGTAGCATCAATTCCGTAATACATCAAGTCACCAGGATTAGTTACAAGATTACCTCTACCATCATGGCCCGCAGCAGTCTTGTTAAAAACAACAAATTTATCAATCTTGTTCACAGATCCTTGTAAACCAACAGAAAAACCGCTACCTACATATCTATTTACACCAATGTAAGATAAAGAAGGAAGAATATTCCAGTTGTCTTTTACAGCGAATGGCTGAGAAAAGTGTTGATCGAAAAAACCATTTCCTGATCCAGAACTTGTTCTAGTATCAACGGCATTAACTCCAAAAGAGATAGCCCATGGATTGTTGCTGTCTTGTGCGTGAGAACTTAAACCCATCACCATCATCACAGCAACTAAAAGTTTGTTAAGATGTTTCATACTTAATTTTTTTTAATTACAATTTAGTTAATTACAAGCAAAAGTAACACCAAAATTTTTAAATACAAAATGAAATGTTAAAAAAAACCTACAAAAATTCGACCAAAGTGGGAATTATATAACTTTTAACATTTGTCCGACAACTGTAAAAGCATCTATAGCCCTGTCTAAGTGCTCTTTTGTATGCGCAGCCGATAATTGCACTCTAATCCTCGCTTTTTCTTTAGGCACTACAGGGAAGAAGAATCCGATTACATAAATGCCTTGTTTCAATAATTCATTTGCCATAGTCTGCGACAATTTCGCATCGTATAACATCACCGGAACGATTGCTGAATCTCCATCAATGATATCAAAACCGGCTTTTTTCATTCCTTCTTTAAAGTAATTTGTATTCCATTCTAATTTATCTCTCAACGTAGTGTCTTTTTCCAATAATTCAAACACCTTAATTGAGGCCCCAACAATCGCCGGTGCTAGTGAGTTTGAGAATAAATATGGTCTTGAACGCTGACGCAATAACTCAATAATTTCTTTTTTAGCAGTCGTATAACCTCCCATTGCTCCACCTAAAGCTTTACCTAGAGTTCCGGTAATAATATCAACTCTTCCCATAACTCCTTTTGCTTCGAGAGTTCCTTTTCCGGTTGCCCCGATAAATCCTGCAGCATGGCACTCATCTACCATCACCATCGCATCATACTTATCTGCCAGGTCACAAATTTTATCAAGAGGCGCTACCAGTCCGTCCATTGAGAAAACCCCATCAGTAACAATTAATTTGAAACGTGCTCCAGCTTCATTTGCTTTAATTAATTGCTGCTCCAAATCTTCCATATTACTGTTCTCATAACGATAACGCGCTGCTTTACACAAACGAACTCCGTCAATAATAGACGCATGATTCAGACTGTCTGAAATAATAGCGTCATTCTCTCCTAACAAAGGTTCGAAAACACCACCATTAGCATCAAAAGCTGCTGCATAAAGAATAGTATCTTCTGTACCATAAAAATCTGCAATCTTCTTCTCTAAAGTTTTATGAATATCCTGCGTTCCGCAAATGAAACGTACTGACGACATCCCAAAACCGTGTGTATCCATAGCATCTTTTGCTGCTTTTACTACTTCTGGGTGTGATGAAAGCCCTAAATAATTGTTGGCACAAAAATTCAAAACTTTTTCTCCTGTAGAAATCGTTATCTCAGCATCTTGTGCCGAAGTTATAATGCGTTCTTTCTTGAAAATTCCGTTTTCTTCAATTGTTTGCAACTCATTTTGCAAATGTTCTTTTATTTTACCGTACATTTCTATTTATTTAAAACGTTAAAAATTAACAACTTAAGACAAAAACACCTAGTCAAACCTTTAACATCTGATTAATTTTTTCACAAATTTACTACATCGATTTCTGATCCGATGTATACCAACGCTTTTTTTAACACTTTATACCCCAAATCCTCTATAGCCTCCTCATACTCCTGAATTTGCTTTGCATACTTCGAATTTATCACTCCTGTTTTATAATCTAACAAATAGGCTTCTTTATTTGAAGTCAGAACAATACGATCGGGTTTTAAAATCCTGCCTTCTTTCTGAACAATTGTCTGTTCATTCAAAACAGTTGCATTTCCATCAAAACAAATACTCAGCTCCGGATGATTCACAATCTCCTGAAGTGTCTTTAAAACCATATCAACCTGATCATTTGTAATAAGCCCATTTTCAATTCCTTTTGTAATTGCCAGATCCACATCCGACCGATCCTTAACAAAAGCCAGAATTTCGTGAACTATATTACCATAAGCGATTGCTTCCTGCTGATGCGTTCCCCACATTAAAGCCTCCCGTTGTGCAATCTTGATGTTTTTTGGATTTAAAACTTCCGAAACAACAGGAATTGTCTTCACCAAATCAACTGATTTTACAGCATTCGAAAGCCTGCTCTTACTACCAAACTCATACTCTGATCGTTCCGTGTCGTAACCCCCTTTATGCATTAAATACCGAATAAAAAAGGAAGCCATATTGTTAGGCAATTCACCATCTTTCCGTTCTTTCATTCCTTGCGATATTACATACAATTGTTCCTCTGCACGTGTCAAAGCCACATACAAAACGTTTATATTATCCAGCAGTTCTTCTTGTTTCTTCAAATTAAAAACTGCCGAAGCATTCTCACCGAAACCTTCAACCGCACTGCTGTTATCAATTAAAGCTTTCGGAACATCCAAATTCGCATCTTCGGTATCCAGCCATAATTTATCTTTTGGCTTTCGATTGTAGTCTTCTTCTGCAAATGGCATAATAACGATCGGAAATTCTAATCCTTTTGATTTATGAATTGTCATGATGCGAACCGCATTGTTTCCTTCAGGAGACGGAATGCTAAATTTCTCTGCATTTTTATCCCAATAACTTAAAAAATCAGCTATTCCTGCCTGATTTCTCATGTCTCGTTCTAAAACGATATCCAAAAAGAACTGAACATATGCATTTCCTTCATCAGGAAGAATAAATTTCGCAATTATAATTTCAACCGCCTCATACAAGGATTTTTTACGAACATCTTCAAAAGAAAGTGAGACATCAAAAGTTAAAAGCCATTTTTCAAAATCACCTTCCTTTTTTTGAGACATCCCTAAGGCAATAAAATCATGAATCGGCATCTTAACTTCTTTATTTGATCCCAAAAAATGAAGAAAATTAGCTTTCGACTCTAAATCAGCACTATTGTTTAAATATTTCAGCAGACAAACAATCAAACGCACCTCTGTTGCATTTTGAATCATTAGGGTTTCAGATGACAAAAGTGGAATATTTTGCTCCGTTAAATAGTTCGCAATTGCGATTCCCTGATCTCTTTTTCGGGTTAAGATTACAATGTCCTTGTATTCAAAACCTTCCCGAACAACTTTTTGAATGGTATTTAAAGTCGCCAAAACATACAAATCTGATTTCTCAACCACTTCTTCTTCGTCTGCATAATCTGATTTCTCGATTACAGGAAGAAAAGAGATATTGACATACCCTCCTTTCTTTGAATTTATGTTCTGAAAACTATGATTTTCATACAAATCTTTGTAATCTTCATTGGTAAATTCGGCCGAAATTAATTTAAAAAAATCATTATTGAATTCAATTACCTCACTATAACTGCGGTAATTTGTATCTAAATGCTTAACCTCTTTTTTATGGTTAAAAAAAGAATTTTCTTCTTTTCCTAATTCTATAAACTGCTCTGCTTTTCCCCCTCTCCATCGGTAAATAGACTGTTTCGGATCTCCCACTATCATCAGTGTCCCTTTATTTCCAAAATCGTCTTCTCCGGAAAGGGAATTATGAATCAGCGGAATCAGATTCTGCCACTGCATTTCAGAGGTATCCTGAAATTCATCGATAAAAAAATGACGGTATTTCTCTCCCAAACGCTCATAAATAAAAGGTGCGGGCTGGTTCTGAATTTCACGGTGAATAATGGCGTTGAATTCAGAAATCGACAGCACATTTTGTTCGGATTGAATTTTAGCCAATTCATTACTAACGGTATTCAATAGCGAAAGCGGTGTAATATTTTTCAGAAAGGCTTTATAGAAATCTCTTTTTTCGAAATTCTTATAGATTTTTACCAGAATCTGAAGCAGTTCAGGGATTATATTTTCTATTAACGCACGGTCCTTTGCCGTTTTATTAATAGCAATATCATCGAATTCGTGAAAAGTTTTATTTCGGGGATTAAATTTCCCGTCACGAATACTTTCTAAATGGTTTGGAAAAGTTCCGCGAGAGAATGACTTCAAATCGATTCCGTTTTTTTCGATTAAAGCAAGTGCCTCAATCGCAAAATTTTCATTTTCAGACTCGAGTTCTTTACACAAAGCGAGCATTTTTTTCTTGATCTCAATAAACTCTTCAATAGATTTATCCTGAAAATGAGAAATTTCATTCCGATTGTTTTCATTCAGAACCAGTCTACCCGTTTCTAAGATTTCTCGAGAAACATCCCAACTTTTATCGTCGTCGGTTTTTTCCATCGTGAAATCAACGAGCAGCTTAGTCAATGTTTCGTCCTGACCGGCTTGTGCAATTATAGCATCAACTGCCTCAATCAATAAATTCTCGGTATCCAAAGTGACTTCAAAAGTCATTGGCAGATTAAGATCATGTGCAAAAGCACGAATTACTTTATGTGTAAATTTATCGATGGTAGAAATATCAAAAGCAGCATAATTATGAATTAAGTGCTTGATAATATTCTGGGATTTTGTTTTAATTTTAATAATAGAAAGTCCGGTATCCCGAGACAAATCCTCCATCAAATCGACTGCTTTTGCAGATGGCTCCTCTTTTGCAAACTCAGACAAACTCCCAACAATACGGCTTTTCATTTCATGAACTGCTTTATTGGTGAATGTAATTGCCAAAATGTTGCGATAAGCATCGTTCCGTGGAGAAGAAAGAATAATTTTAAGATACTCTTTTACCAAAGTATAGGTCTTTCCGGAGCCTGCAGATGCATCATAGATAGAGAAAGACGGACTTTGCATAAGTTTGGTTTTTCGTAGGGTAAAAATAACACATTAATT
This window encodes:
- a CDS encoding T9SS type A sorting domain-containing protein, producing MRSTLLCIFFLINVQFAFCQWVNLNTGLSDDLTGVVFLGNNGFVSGKKGLYYTSNGGEGASSWKRFEITDGSEDANIYNNTAFSHCYSDMTGSASSGVVFACGQNVLTKQAIIMKIELPSLSYQIIYKGVENSNLNQIGYSSYSGSYSAVGDNGLMVTFKAQGVVRTKNLGTDNFSSVAFYQNKCKIAATGKILYFEYFDSKYNFISVLTPGSDIKAITYGESAMNNGLTFCAGNRFAAYSNDNSLYSNHVNFYDGPLNAKCISANSLGEYVGTDHGVYFVASGKALEKQSTSLNYDINCFWKQMANTTFYACGNSGIILKTTNGGGTRVPYVNVSGLEGGCVGSTVALKPIVGWITSCKWFVNNVEVRSVCGDLTYNFEKAGNYEIKYTVRNSFGVESTDSKSIYVSPIPKINLPVIVNDKILCKSEPVTIQIQNSEIDVVYTLKKDFLKYGTSEVGNGQTLTFTSNLISESGDFYLEAKNVNANCTVSLTDRFHIEVEQTKAVFHKDLINALPNEKVSFYQKSIDAQHYKWNFSSNASTNNSIDEKVETAYSKQGATITNLEVWSDNGCHDQIEGEGPYIYNESENSNNCWTLVNNGVDSQWNGHEYEGNYGLTPTDDGFLVSGGFNDQIFDSKIGLKSDFKNKIGSFLTKYDRKGALKWIVSTEHNPVNRDRDIIFSSVIDHDGNIYICGTHNGTFIDNKGDRIKAIPFDSNQNYGYIMKLNKQGKLIWILNAEISGPLAKKLYIDKENNLVTTISLNYIYSNKHQLYFNGIKSTVINQTMQTSQADNLTLLKISPLGAVMWYAGITLNYVNNAGIVDLGFDSSNNIYLGGNYEFDSNFYSAGNTTTPQILKRFEGYGPRMFLVKYNKDGILQWKTRSSTVNGRGNNVLFGAMITDDAGSNYITGSNSCDNEKAVHSFENANGTITQKSIGTFFVAKVNSAGTCEWINGNKYGSSGGRKIIKDNDKLHIIGGGSATSASASTSTFITSDLQNYDLTISEYDFFLATYDLSGNLKKITANGDNRNHATVPLIHMYDFFKAADGTFYLCANMKVNNYTSFGSIISTNGVDGIVSHFDENCGIVKYESTLSTDDFTKTSNTTIYPNPTSGKIYIDLKNYSSDVTVQLYDSNGKKLKEEQASNLTKLDLTINGSQGLYFVKVKAGESIQTFKVLKN
- a CDS encoding PD-(D/E)XK nuclease family protein — its product is MINTSFLGKIATVIIQDYSDKLAETTVILPNKRAKVFLIEALKNETKKTILSPEIISIEDFVQDVASIRSVDSIELLFEFYEVYLSVTEKQYQQSFELFANWAKTLLQDFNEIDRYLLDPSHVLSYLNDIEDIKKWGIEVENKTKLLENYIDFWKLLPLYYDSLYNHLLNKSIGYQGLIYREAVNNLNHFSNTVSNRSFIFAGFNALNAAEEKIVQHLLALDQARIYWDVDQTFLNDPYHDAGLFVRRFKENWKHYKAHPFEWIVDDFSQTKNIQIIGTPKTIGQAKLAGSIIENIITENPTTALDKVAIVLGEENLLMPVLYSLPSSVGSLNITMGYSGKNNPSQILVAKLFRMHTNALSRKGESYVFYYKDILDILTHPLVEPYANASNLVRIIKENNYTFITHNRVLELNLNPTPLFDLLFQKWENGSIAVLENVSALLLLIKENFSNDNEEEKIAKAFVYAVFKVINKLINYYTKHNHIDNIDTLHAIYKQIIDVAEVSFEGEPLRGLQIMGVLESRVLDFDTVIVTSMNEGKFPAGKSQNSFIPYDVKNELGLPTFKEKDAIYTYHFYHLLQRAQNIYLIYNTENDGLDAGERSRFITQLEVEKQKKHNLTFDIYNPVLPTTAYQPMVVPKSEAVIDRLKEIALAGFSPSALTSYIRNPIDFYFQKILRIREVEEVEENIALNTLGTIIHETLKTLYEPFIGKFISETDLENCFKLLDAEVLNQFKLVYKEGEIKKGRNLLAFEVAKRNVSNFLKMELESLKNGDAVQIIALEETFERELNHPDLPFPVLIKGNVDRIELRNGKIRIIDYKTGKVEKTNVILKSWNGLTQELKNDKIIQVLAYAFMFETKAKEIPIEAGIISFKNLKSGFLPFTFKEDKEITTTVSREILSNYLEEIVLLLKEIFDPTISFEEKMD
- a CDS encoding OmpA family protein, which produces MKHLNKLLVAVMMVMGLSSHAQDSNNPWAISFGVNAVDTRTSSGSGNGFFDQHFSQPFAVKDNWNILPSLSYIGVNRYVGSGFSVGLQGSVNKIDKFVVFNKTAAGHDGRGNLVTNPGDLMYYGIDATIKYSFQELIKSKVIDPSLSVGGGYTFFGDSSYGTVNPGAGVTFWFTDAIGLELATRYKWSVSGDRLDKSGAPDAPSHFQHTAGLVFKFGGKDTDGDGIYDKDDACPDVAGLKQFNGCPDTDGDGIVDASDACPDVFGLAALNGCPDTDGDGIADKDDACPDVAGLAALKGCPDTDGDGIADKDDKCPTVAGPRENGGCPFLDADKDGVADKDDDCPTVAGPASNRGCPEVTTEALEDLKVQARAVYFNSGKATFKTGDKETPARLDAIKEILKNYPNAKFSIEGHTDSTGSAKINDKLSQERADAVKNALIERGVNAENLESKGFGSSQPVASNKTAAGKAQNRRTEIKHIGSKYQGKI
- the kbl gene encoding glycine C-acetyltransferase, giving the protein MYGKIKEHLQNELQTIEENGIFKKERIITSAQDAEITISTGEKVLNFCANNYLGLSSHPEVVKAAKDAMDTHGFGMSSVRFICGTQDIHKTLEKKIADFYGTEDTILYAAAFDANGGVFEPLLGENDAIISDSLNHASIIDGVRLCKAARYRYENSNMEDLEQQLIKANEAGARFKLIVTDGVFSMDGLVAPLDKICDLADKYDAMVMVDECHAAGFIGATGKGTLEAKGVMGRVDIITGTLGKALGGAMGGYTTAKKEIIELLRQRSRPYLFSNSLAPAIVGASIKVFELLEKDTTLRDKLEWNTNYFKEGMKKAGFDIIDGDSAIVPVMLYDAKLSQTMANELLKQGIYVIGFFFPVVPKEKARIRVQLSAAHTKEHLDRAIDAFTVVGQMLKVI
- a CDS encoding alpha/beta fold hydrolase; the encoded protein is MKSILYKNTKISYSDSGTGNAIVFLHGFLENKKMWKNYVDFFSEKHRIITIDLLGHGESDSLGYVHTMEDNANAVQKVLNHLKIEKATVVGHSMGGYVGLAFAELFPKNIQKLVLLNSTSREDSPERKLNRTRAIKAVKQNYVTFVSLAIGNLFSENNRIRLTDEIEKVKTQALQTPLQGIIASLEGMKIRKDREALLQQNLFPVLLILGKKDPVLDYEDSRTQIDDTTAELISFEDGHMSHIENKEELKTVLSQFFS